A section of the Falco biarmicus isolate bFalBia1 chromosome 3, bFalBia1.pri, whole genome shotgun sequence genome encodes:
- the C3H1orf232 gene encoding uncharacterized protein C1orf232 homolog produces the protein MAQGFWRLYKTKVLQTLGGARADGALQEEGDPPELMETAEPPALMEEGPSPMSQLARKVQGVGARGWRTLSSLFTREDEHQLLSPEPCADHPLAAEPPPSENAPSFWDLFATKWQQASGPDKEAPPPEPGESPGEPPGDDGSDLREPEEGAFHWGFLASKLAEIRNKNAPKGN, from the exons ATGGCCCAGGGCTTCTGGCGACTCTACAAGACCAAAGTGCTGCAGACCCTGGGGGGGGCACGGGCGGACGGGGCGCTGCAGGAAGAG GGAGACCCCCCTGAGCTGATGGAGACAGCTGAGCCCCCAGCGCTGATGGAGGAGGGACCCAGTCCCATGTCCCAGCTGGCAAGGAAG GTGCAGGGGGTGGGTGCCCGGGGCTGGCGGACGCTTTCGTCCCTCTTCACCCGTGAGGACGAGCACCAGCTGCTCAGCCCGGAGCCCTGCGCAGACCA cccGCTGGCCGCCGAGCCGCCCCCGTCTGAGAACGCGCCCAGCTTTTGGGATCTCTTTGCTACCAAGTGGCAGCAGGCGTCAGGGCCGGACAAGGAGGCGCCCCCCCCGGAGCCGGGCGAGAGCCCTGGGGAGCCGCCGGGTGACGATGGCAGCGACCTACGGGAGCCAGAGGAAGGGGCCTTCCACTGGGGCTTCCTGGCCAGCAAACTGGCCGAAATCCGGAATAAAAATGCCCCCAAGGGCAACTAG